The DNA segment TCGGTTGCGAATGCGATCTCGTGTCGGCGGCTCCGGCGTTGGAAGGACCCCTCACCGGATCGGAAGCCCACACGGCTGGACCGCCCGACACATATATAGAGGTAGGCCGGAAGTGGAGCGGGGCGTCCTCTGTTGGGGGAGAGCACTGCGGAGTCGGGGCCGCGGTGTGGTGAAGCCGAGGAGGCGAAGAGGCGCCCCGCCATCCACATCCCGAGCCGCGCCATCCAGATAGGCGCTCGCGGTGGCATCCGTCCCGCGGGCCCCAGGGCGGCGGACCTTCGCGTCCGCTCGTCCCTTTTTGCGTTGACCCTCAGCGCCCCTCTCCGCTACTCTCTCCCGCTCGAAGTCGGCGTCATGATTCCATCTGCGGGCTGGCTCCATGCGCCGCGCGGTTCCAGCGCGCGACACCGCAAGGAGGCCCGGTGACCGGCAAGGATCCGAAGAAGGTCTCCGGATGGCGGCAGGTCGGACTCCTTTCGTCGATTCCGTTCATTCTCGCGCTGGCGCCCATCGTCGGATACTTCCTCGGGAAATACCTCGATCAGAAGTTCCGGACGCAGCCCTGGCTGAGCCTCGTGCTCCTGGGACTGGGATTCGTGGCCGGAGTGCGCGAGACGATCAAGATCATCAAGATGTCCCAGCTGGAGGATTGACCCCCCTGGTCTCGAGCCGCATCGAGTCGAACCTGCTGTCACGCTCGCTTCGCGCGTCGTGGTTTCTCGCATTCGCG comes from the Candidatus Eisenbacteria bacterium genome and includes:
- a CDS encoding AtpZ/AtpI family protein, producing MTGKDPKKVSGWRQVGLLSSIPFILALAPIVGYFLGKYLDQKFRTQPWLSLVLLGLGFVAGVRETIKIIKMSQLED